In one Rhopalosiphum padi isolate XX-2018 chromosome 3, ASM2088224v1, whole genome shotgun sequence genomic region, the following are encoded:
- the LOC132925222 gene encoding uncharacterized protein LOC132925222, with product MYKCVKCVSAFTRKDNLMRHEKTHEGARLPCTICTSTFKYKSHLKRHMKTVHADAHVRPQSDQPAAPSNQTRNVNNIPNEDFNDGYDEMCCEVLENVQDAGLCDMTNNVRVRAPGEKEIAPGIFVPDIPAGLSRQYVNNIPDEDFNDGYDEMCCEVLENVQDAGLCDMTNSYMTTVGRKRVHVENTVSRIKSKKARMDMANTPGFAEVKSAHSRKIVWYYAKNLHNFENYISFLDNLKPELVRLLRRIVVVNPIKFNLKLEATYNQPRVDNSTQNRSFKTSAREIFIDSDIVSLIEQAFTTLLHEEEIYVAKGSGYVLESIDGLLLTVYKYTPMGGTPNIGLPVINFDNERDDDDDVNYHNTDNDPDIRNNITLNTPNNNRQYENENRDDTFNTVAGSSYIRLPLSIKNKRATINPQNNDQHCFKWSILARHVTGPNKHRVGENYFRHENKYNFTGLSFPTPWSEVKIFEKNNPTVSVNIYGVKKISQSSSKNPNHHIFPLKVVDNEKAEHFDIILFTVGEKSHYVYISNFSRLIRSQITLHGHSVYFCKRCFTSFDKQNLKYKLSGQLALQQHKLICGSHKPILPIMPDVDTLLEFDNWQHAQRHPFTIYADFEALLVKTNEKRGEHTTVIHNHKPMSYGFLVKASEEVPLELIQQFNIPTAPVVYRGSDSREDVARHFLENIVDVGRKIEELLKTNVPIVMNDLDTRKHNENKNCNFCKRSFDTNEKVRDHCHLTGRFRQSLCSRSKKNLSHFQNISVGRLLYDS from the exons atgtataaatgtgtaaaatgtgTATCTGCGTTTACGCGTAAGGACAATTTGATGAGGCACGAGAAAACGCACGAAGGCGCTCGTTTACCGTGCACTATTTGTACATCGACGTTCAAGTACAAGTCTCATCTGAAGAGACATATGAAAACCGTCCAtg ccgATGCACACGTACGACCACAATCAGATCAGCCAGCAGCCCCCTCAAATCAGACtcgaaatgtaaataatattccgAACGAAGATTTTAACGATGGGTACGATGAAATGTGCTGTGAAGTTCTAGAAAATGTTCAAGATGCTGGGCTATGCGATATGAcaa aCAATGTCCGCGTCCGGGCACCTGGCGAAAAAGAAATAGCTCCTGGAATATTTGTACCTGACATACCAGCAGGCCTCTCTCGGCAGTATGTGAATAATATTCCGGACGAGGATTTTAACGATGGATATGATGAAATGTGCTGTGAAGTTCTAGAAAATGTTCAAGATGCTGGGCTATGCGATATGAcaa atTCTTATATGACTACGGTAGGAAGAAAGCGCGTACACGTAGAAAATACAGTATCCCgtattaaatctaaaaaggCTCGTATGGATATGGCTAATACACCGGGTTTCGCTGAGGTTAAATCCGCACATAGTCGAAAAATCGTATGGTATTATGCTAAAAATCttcataattttgaaaattatatttcatttctcGATAATTTAAAACCTGAGCTTGTCCGATTATTAAGGCGAATTGTAGTTGTGAAtccgataaaatttaatttaaaacttgaaGCCACTTATAACCAACCGCGTGTAGATAACTCAACGCAAAATAGGTCATTCAAGACATCGGCCCGAGAAATTTTTATCGATTCTGATATAGTTTCATTAATAGAGCAGGCGTTCACTACGTTATTGCACGAGGAGGAAATTTATGTTGCAAAGGGTAGTGGATATGTATTAGAATCCATCGATGGGCTTTTATTaacagtatacaaatatacgcCTATGGGGGGAACCCCTAACATTGGCCTGCCCGTTATCAATTTTGATAACGAACGCGATGACGATGATGacgtaaattatcataatactgATAACGACCCAGatattcgaaataatattacgttaaacACGCCGAATAATAACCGACAATATGAAAACGAGAATCGTGATGATACTTTTAACACTGTAGCTGGCTCATCTTATATTCGGCTCCCTCtttcaatcaaaaataaacGGGCGACGATCAATCCGCAAAATAATGATCAGCATTGTTTTAAATGGTCCATTCTGGCGAGGCACGTGACAGGTCCAAATAAACATCGTGTAGGCGAAAATTATTTCAGAcatgaaaacaaatataattttacaggcTTATCATTCCCAACACCGTGGAGTGaggttaaaatttttgaaaaaaataacccgACAGTCTCTGTAAATATTTACggagttaaaaaaatatctcagTCTTCGTCAAAAAATCCGAATCATcacatatttccattaaaagtaGTAGATAATGAAAAAGCCGAGCATTTCGACATCATTTTATTCACTGTCGGAGAAAAAAGTCACTAcgtatatatatctaatttttcACGCTTAATCCGCTCGCAAATAACATTACACGGTCATTCAGTTTATTTCTGCAAACGATGTTTCACATCGTTTgacaaacaaaatttaaaatataaattaagtgggCAGCTAGCACTTCAGCAGCATAAATTAATTTGCGGATCTCATAAACCTATTCTACCCATAATGCCCGATGTTGACACATTGCTAGAATTCGATAATTGGCAACATGCTCAACGACACCCATTCACTATTTACGCGGATTTTGAAGCTCTACTGGTGAAAACTAATGAGAAAAGGGGGGAACACACGACTGTAATACATAACCACAAACCTATGAGTTATGGGTTTTTAGTTAAAGCGTCCGAAGAAGTTCCACTAGAGCTTATCCAGCAATTCAATATACCAACCGCGCCAGTTGTTTATCGCGGTAGTGATAGTCGGGAGGATGTTGCCAGGCATTTTCTCGAAAATATAGTTGATGTAGGTCGTAAAATTGAAGAATTGCTAAAGACGAATGTCCCTATAGTTATGAATGACCTAGATACGCGAAAacacaatgaaaataaaaattgtaactttTGTAAACGCAGTTTCGACACAAACGAGAAAGTCCGCGACCATTGTCACCTTACTGGTAGATTTAGACAATCTTTATGCTCtcgat CGAAGAAAAATTTAtctcattttcaaaatatatcagTAGGACGTTTACTATACGATTCGTAG
- the LOC132927755 gene encoding uncharacterized protein LOC132927755 — translation MASKLDTLSKNLLTRDFSKFRETAKFFDARDMPLVTRKGVYPYEYTDGWDKLDEPSLPPKEEFYSTLQEEGIKDVHYEHAMEVWRHFECRTLGEYSDLYLKIDVLLLADVFENFRDLCMKTYNLDPAFYYTAPGFSFDSMLKYTSVKLELLTDYDMLLCIEKGIRGGLVQASMRYAKANNHKVPDYDETKPKSWLVYQDCNNLYGWAMAECMPYGGFKWVEAKLDGLNDLDDNSPIGRMYEVDVTYPAELHDQHNDLPFLPQNGIPDGSKVKKLMATFESKKNYVIHYRNLQQAIKNGLIVEKVHRVLQFNQSPWLAEFINLNTEMRKKALNDFEKDFFKLMNNSIFGKTMEQVRRRILMELVSNEDRVQKLINLNTFKYATPYNENLSAVTMEKKIIKFDKPIYIGLAVLDISKTKMYDYHYNVMKRHYGDQIELMYTDTDSLVYYIHTDDFYEDLARNANLLDRMDTSNLPRNHPCYIAERKKIPGLFSDETDGHIMTEFCALRAKSYAYKIQGLDDMNVKEQIRAKGVRGHVVKNHMTFEGHRACLFEGMEPGVNNRQLNMCIRSFKHQLTTVQTNKIIYNNYDDKRVILEDKIHTLAHGHFRIEDAELAEIMVDNEF, via the exons ATGGCATCAAAGTTGGATACTCTATCCAAAAACCTTTTAACTCGAGATTTTTCGAAATTCCGCGAGACAGCAAAATTTTTTGATGCCCGGGATATGCCACTAGTCACCCGTAAGGGTGTATATCCATACGAGTATACTGATGGCTGGGATAAGTTGGACGAGCCGAGTCTACCACCAAAAGAAGAATTTTATAGCACGCTCCAGGAGGAGGGTATTAAGGATGTACACTACGAACATGCTATGGAGGTATGGAGGCACTTTGAATGCAGAACGCTGGGCGAATACAGCGATTTGTATCTCAAAATTGACGTTTTGTTGCTCGcggatgtttttgaaaatttccgCGATCTATGCATGAAAACGTACAATTTAGATCCGGCATTTTATTATACGGCCCCAGGATTCAGCTTCGATTCGATGTTGAAATATACATCGGTGAAATTGGAACTGTTGACCGATTATGACATGCTACTATGTATAGAAAAAG gtATACGCGGTGGATTGGTGCAGGCTAGCATGCGGTATGCTAAGGCTAATAACCATAAGGTGCCTGATTATGACGAAACTAAACCGAAATCATGGCTTGTCTATCAAGACTGTAATAACCTTTATGGCTGGGCTATGGCAGAATGTATGCCCTATGGAGGTTTTAAGTGGGTTGAAGCCAAGCTCGATGGTCTTAACGACTTGGACGACAACTCGCCGATCGGACGGATGTATGAGGTTGATGTAACGTATCCAGCAGAACTGCATGATCAGCATAATGATCTACCATTTCTGCCTCAAAACGGAATACCCGATGGCTCGAAAGTAAAAAAACTGATGGCGACCTTcgagtcaaaaaaaaattatgtcataCATTACCGTAATCTCCAGCAAGCCATTAAAAACGGGTTGATAGttgaaaaa gtGCATAGGGTCCTACAATTCAACCAATCGCCCTGGCTTGccgaatttataaatttaaacaccgAAATGAGAAAAAAAGCTTTGAACGATTTTGAGAAAGACTTCTTCAAGCTTatgaataatagtatttttg GTAAGACTATGGAACAAGTTAGACGAAGGATACTAATGGAGCTTGTTTCAAACGAAGATAGAGTGCAGAAACTTATCAACTTGAACACATTTAAATATGCGACACCATACAACGAAAACCTTAGTGCTGTAACAatggagaaaaaaattataaaattcgacAAACCTATTTATATTG GCTTAGCAGTGTTGGATATATCAAAGACAAAAATGTACGACTATCACTACAACGTGATGAAGAGGCATTATGGTGATCAAATCGAGCTGATGTACACCGACAccg atTCACTGGTATATTATATCCACACTGATGACTTTTACGAAGATCTTGCAAGGAACGCCAATCTACTCGACCGTATGGATACTTCTAATTTACCACGAAACCATCCGTGTTATATTGCTGAGAGGAAAAAGATCCCGGGTCTATTTTCAGATGAGACTGACGGCCATATTATGACGGAGTTTTGCGCGCTCCGTGCTAAATCCTACGCTTATAAAATCCAAGGATTGGATGATATGAATGTGAAGGAGCAGATCCGTGCAAAAGGCGTGAGGGGTCATGTGGTTAAGAACCATATGACATTTGAGGGTCATCGGGCATGTTTGTTTGAAGGTATGGAGCCGGGTGTCAATAATAGACAGCTGAATATGTGTATACGTTCATTCAAACATCAATTGACGACTGTCcagaccaataaaataatatacaacaattatgATGATAAGAGGGTGATACTAGAAGATAAAATCCATACCCTAGCTCACGGTCATTTTAGAATAga gGACGCAGAGTTGGCTGAAATTATGGTCGATAACGAATTTTAG
- the LOC132925221 gene encoding uncharacterized protein LOC132925221, with protein MRYEINGIEIQKLKSPGVSSCLKAFCSYTPNEMNTLDNCAWDSAMDGEDNKNFMTGNVFTGCIPLKHLFGFYEDYKKILLNCNQQLILNRSSTDLDAIRVVDAGATEHVEKNKKITIELTKVTWKMPIIKVSDKEKLKLLKVLDSRKTLSCAFRTWDLCEYPVLPRNTSHSWTVKSSTLLEKPRFVLFGLQTGRKNNIETDAGRFDHCQLKNLKVHLNSEVYPYEDFRADFKNNTTSILYKAYTDFQKSYYERDYCEPLLSKHVFQTYTPIVVVDLSYQNDNVKSSTVDLRIDFETDTVIPEKTAAYCLILHDQIITYNPFSGDVRKL; from the coding sequence ATGCGATATGAAATAAATGGAATAgagatacaaaaattaaaatcacccgGAGTGTCGTCTTGCTTGAAAGCGTTCTGCTCCTATACTCCAAATGAAATGAATACATTGGACAACTGTGCTTGGGACTCGGCAATGGACGgtgaagataataaaaattttatgacCGGCAATGTATTTACCGGATGCATACCTCTAAAACATTTATTCGGATTTTatgaagattataaaaaaattttactcaATTGCAATCAAcaactaattttaaatcgttCGTCTACTGATTTGGATGCAATACGTGTTGTGGATGCCGGAGCCACCGAACAcgttgagaaaaataaaaaaattacaattgaaCTGACTAAGGTGACTTGGAAGATGCCTATTATCAAAGTCAgtgataaagaaaaattaaagttattgaaAGTATTAGATTCTCGTAAAACACTATCGTGTGCGTTCAGAACCTGGGATCTATGCGAGTATCCAGTACTCCCTAGAAATACATCGCATTCGTGGACTGTTAAGTCTAGCACTTTGCTCGAAAAACCTAGATTTGTTTTGTTCGGATTACAAACAGGTAGAAAAAACAATATCGAAACTGACGCTGGTCGATTTGATCACTGTCAACTAAAAAATCTTAAGGTACACTTAAACTCTGAAGTGTATCCATATGAAGACTTTCGagctgattttaaaaataataccaccAGCATACTTTACAAAGCTTATACAGACTTTCAAAAATCGTATTACGAAAGAGATTATTGTGAACCATTGTTatcaaaacatgtttttcaaacTTATACTCCAATCGTCGTTGTTGATTTGTCGTACCAGAATGATAACGTTAAATCATCGACCGTAGACCTACGAATAGATTTTGAAACGGACACAGTTATTCCAGAAAAGACTGCAGCTTATTGTTTAATACTACATGATCAGATTATAACTTACAATCCGTTTAGTGGAGATGTTAGAAAATTGTAa
- the LOC132927742 gene encoding uncharacterized protein LOC132927742, producing MAGSIGNMAKVYKKNFTYVPPTPPAELIDCNNFTLDFTGRKFLNVGLDPTDEFNTVVQIITPSRYINMPADFLRRIFSLMGNILSFILDQPQKYKRNLFLETEIISLSSMVYQGENMLVIESKTQAGCRVLLNRADLMKLQYMEESIFETFARKSAIIRPVVLRQFEIIENYIDREFTNVQSPPKTVDEMIIFIKNLQTDQIIKNIDLNFVSQLKMCAARKLAEQWSQRWSGGMSPELIVNHISPLSPMTSSTYSPSMSNHIILAPNKYSSPSPQYTDDTDAQPPPTKPWDITPRQLFSPSFFDGECSQINLTQATYPASSTVDENDGPINVYINQNDAPTSLPSLSSLPVLIDNHSTGHDSDEHPLWYNNRIKSTGPAVDENDGPSSFNHSPSILDFTGGKPMKKSTKRSVKRKL from the exons atggcTGGTTCAATTGGAAACATGGCTAAAGTGTACAAGAAGAATTTCACATATGTACCACCAACACCGCCTGCAGAGCTCATCGACTGTAATAATTTCACACTAGACTTCACCGGCCGTAAGTTTTTGAATGTAGGACTTGATCCTACGGACGAATTCAACACCGTAGTACAAATTATCACACCATCGCGGTATATTAATATGCCAGCCGACTTTCTAAGACGTATATTTTCCCTGATGGGGAATATATTGTCGTTTATTTTGGATCAACCGCAAAAATATAAGCGAAATTTATTTCTGGAAACCGAAATTATTTCGCTGTCTAGTATGGTGTATCAAGGGGAAAATATGCTTGTCATCGAATCAAAAACACAAGCTGGATGTCGAGTATTGCTAAATCGTGCAGATTTAATGAAATTACAATACATGGAGGAGAGTATTTTCGAAACGTTCGCACGAAAGTCAGCCATCATACGTCCTGTTGTATTAAGgcaatttgaaattattgaaaattatatagacCGGGAATTTACCAATGTGCAATCGCCACCGAAAACAGTTGacgaaatgataatttttattaaaaaccttcAGACCGATCAAATCATCAAGAATATCGACTTAAATTTTGTTAGTCAGCTGAAAATGTGTGCAGCACGGAAATTAGCTGAACAATGGTCTCAACGATGGAGCGGAGGAATGTCACCAGAG ttaatcgtTAACCACATTTCGCCATTGTCGCCGATGACATCGTCAACGTATTCGCCGTCTATGTCCAATCACATAATTTTGGCTCCGAACAAATATTCATCACCGTCCCCTCAATATACCGATGACACCGATGCGCAGCCGCCGCCGACCAAACCATGGGATATAACGCCGCGACAATTATTCTCACCGTCTTTTTTCGATGGTGAATGTTCGCAGATCAATCTTACGCAGGCAACATATCCAGCAAGCTCCACAGTTGACGAGAACGATGGACCAATTAATgtg tatatcaaTCAGAATGATGCTCCTACCAGTCTGccatcattatcatcattacCGGTGCTCATAGACAATCATTCTACAGGACACGATTCGGACGAGCACCCCCTATGGTATAATAACCGTATAAAATCTACGGGCCCTGCTGTTGACGAAAACGACGGTCCGTCGTCTTTCAACCACTCGCCATCTATTCTCGACTTCACAGGTGGCAAGCCCATGAAAAAATCAACTAAGCGGAGCGTAAAACGTAAACTGTGa